Proteins found in one Pyxidicoccus trucidator genomic segment:
- the agmC gene encoding adventurous gliding motility protein AgmC has protein sequence MNDNTHTPTPLVLARRIRARLPAASLLALLCVALVAPAAHAEPDSFGLGTGTTPLTVNAANTVINTYTRVSAAVPAGQSFVTVTSTTGFAVGNLVMVIQSTGLTPRPASGSQTPIDVSGNTMGRWQLARIQSLTATRLNFTQPLTVPFLATGAQAVLVREYTTVTINAGASLVAGPWDGTSGGVLAFLATGAVNNQGTISATGRGFRGGIFLNGEGDGCTGVDAVWPAGAMKGEGVVPGAYQPEIDPFPPVAGTTGYGNIANGGGGGICHNSGGGGGGGAGAGGQGGRTWSGDLPASRDVGGRGGVQMNYDAVSRGLFGGGGGAGHSNDDEGGAGNVGGGIVFMRAASLAGAGAVTADGVAGENARGLGNDAAGGGGAGGTLYMRFTGNLTCSANTVSARGGNGGSTTFATPHGTGGGGGGGRILVQGAAVGCTPVVTGGAAGTQPSAGAPDGINYGARPGNPGVVTVLPGAFPASLAAPVVVTPANGSTTGVRPPITGTAPANSTVVIYIDGVEVARVTADAVGNFTFTPTTNLTAGAHTVSAIAEVQGVSSVRSNTNTFTVATDTTPPDTTIVSGPAAVTNATTATFNFSSNESPVTYQCSLDGAAFVACTNPRTFTGLAQGNHTLAVRAVDAANNVDPTPATYAWTVDTTAPDTTIVSGPAVVTNATTATFDFSSNDAAATFECSLDGAAFVACADPRTFTGLANGNHTLAVRAVDAAGNVDPTPATYAWTVDTALPDTTIVSGPSGVTVSTTATFDFTSNESPVTYECSLDGAAFVACADPVTFTGLAQGNHTLAVRARDAAGNVDPTPATRSWTVDTVAPDTTFTSTPPAVSNSAVANFDFSSNESPVTYECRLDGAVLFTACTDPASFTGLTNGSHTLQVRAVDAAGNVDPTPAVYTWTVDTVPPDTNIDAGPSGTTTSTSATFDFSSPDSPVTYQCSLDGAAFAACTDPVTFTGLANGNHTLSVRAVDAAGNVDPTPATRSWTVDTSAPDTTIVSGPAAVTSATTATFDFSSNESPVTYECSLDGAAFVACTDPVTFSGLANGNHTLAVRARDAAGNVDPTPATHAWTVDTTVPDTTIVSGPPALTNSTTATFDFSSNESPVTYQCSLDGAAFVACTDPRTFTGLANGNHTLAVRAVDAAGNVDPTPATHAWTVDATVPDTTIVSGPALVTNATTATFDFSSNESPVTYQCSVDGAAFAACTDPLTLSNVSAGNHTLAVRAVDAAGNVDPTPATYAWTVDLTDPAPPVITAPANGTVVPTQRPTFAGTAEPNTVVTVVVDGVTLGTAPVDASGNWTFPCPVDLIQGPHEVVATSTDAAGNVSQPSAPSEFIVDTVAPAAPDITRPEDGATVATRRPTYQGTAEPGAQVTVTVDGVVLGTVTADMDGNWSLPEDGDLADGAHTVGATATDSAGNTSEATAHDFFVDTSAPDTLIVSGPGVRTSATSATFDFDQVNGGVRYECSLDGAAFAPCTDPVTFNGLNEGSHTLAVRTVNALGTADPEPATYAWTVDFTAPLAPVITGPANGAVLSSGNVVITGTADGATSVTLTVGGATYGPIPVDAGGNWTFTPPVTLADGPYTISVVAVDGAGNTSAPTTSTFSVDQTGPDTAIDSGPPALTNVATADFVFSSDESPVTFECSLDGAAFTPCTAQQSFGPLADAEHTLAVRAVDAAGNVDPTPATHTWTVDTAAPVVTLTTPANGAVLTDPTVTYSGTTEPGASVTVVVDGVNLGTVVADGSGNWTLTPATPLADGPHTVTVTATDPAGNTSPSVTHNFTVDALPPDTTFTATPPALTNATSATFEFTSDESPVTFECSLDGAAFAPCTTPLALSGLAEGTHTLQVRAVDADDNVDPTPATYTWTVSLDTDGDGLTDAEEVTLGTDPNNPDTDGDGLPDGIEVNVGETDPLDDDSDDDGLMDGTEDADHDGIVDENETDPNDGDTDGDLLTDGLELGLTEPEGTDTDLTVFTPDLDPTTTTNPLNVDTDGGSVRDGVEDANHNGRVDAGETNPLVAADDTDTDGDGVDDATEIELGLDPRDADTDDDGVTDGADGLTDTDGDGTIDARDPDSDNDGLLDGTEQGVTRENAPVGTDTSSPNFVPDADPSTTTDPKRADTDGDGLTDGAEDADSNGAVSSTETDPNKADTDGDSLSDGVEVTGVNSTDPLNPDTDGDGLNDGREDSDHDGSFDNGETDPRNRDTDLGGASDGEEVNGGSNPLDGNDDFVVVGRGCSTGGAGTFAPLALLLLALPLLGRLRRSGGRPSRALVAGAVGGLALTGALVASPAEAQATAPTASQAIDVQQYKPGPGAGDILGVHSARVQPHLGWNVGLSLNYADKPLNFLDPRQDRFITALVRSQVGLDLMGAVGLFDRFEVGVVLPVTLQDSEPAPQVDSSFSNGVGSGGIGDLRVVPKARLVDGESFDLALAVPVVLPTGGGSDFLGGSGLGVQPRLVAEYGQRLRIAANLGLDLRKQQQLRNLNTGNSFTYGVGAEIPFTVGELPLAAAATVVGALGLKEQDTEERPLELLAALKYRSLGGLSAHVGAGPGLTRGYGTPGFRVLAGLSYSPEPSREPKPVVAPAPVDTDGDGLMDPDDMCPVEAEDKDGFEDENGCPDPDNDGDGILDGDDKCISEPETKNGHEDADGCPDTEPAPVDSDGDGLMDPNDGCPAQPEDKDGFEDADGCPDPDNDKDGIADTADKCPNEPEVINGVQDEDGCPDKGKVKVQVDGERILILEKVYFATSKDVILARSFPLLKQVAAVLRANPQVELLRIEGHTDDQGNDAKNLDLSKRRAANVRKFLVNEGILPVRLEAEGYGETKPVDTNKTAAGRENNRRVEFNILRVSKVEVERDAP, from the coding sequence ATGAACGACAACACCCACACCCCCACTCCGCTGGTACTGGCGCGGCGCATCCGCGCTCGCCTGCCTGCCGCTAGCCTGCTGGCGCTCCTGTGCGTCGCGCTGGTGGCTCCCGCCGCCCACGCCGAGCCGGACTCCTTCGGCCTTGGCACCGGTACCACTCCGCTGACCGTCAATGCCGCCAACACCGTCATCAACACCTACACGCGGGTGTCCGCGGCGGTGCCGGCAGGGCAGAGCTTCGTCACGGTGACGTCCACGACGGGCTTCGCGGTGGGCAACCTGGTGATGGTGATTCAGAGCACCGGCCTCACCCCGAGGCCCGCGTCGGGCAGCCAGACGCCCATCGACGTGTCGGGCAACACGATGGGCCGCTGGCAGCTGGCGCGCATCCAGTCCCTGACTGCCACCCGGCTCAACTTCACCCAGCCGCTCACGGTGCCGTTCCTGGCCACTGGTGCGCAGGCGGTGTTGGTCCGCGAATACACGACGGTGACCATCAACGCTGGCGCCAGCCTCGTCGCCGGGCCCTGGGATGGGACCTCGGGCGGTGTGCTGGCCTTCCTGGCGACGGGGGCCGTGAACAACCAGGGCACCATCTCCGCCACGGGCCGGGGCTTCCGCGGCGGTATCTTCCTCAACGGTGAGGGGGATGGGTGTACCGGCGTCGACGCTGTGTGGCCGGCCGGTGCCATGAAGGGCGAAGGCGTGGTGCCCGGCGCCTACCAGCCGGAAATCGATCCGTTCCCTCCTGTGGCCGGCACGACGGGCTACGGCAACATCGCCAATGGCGGTGGTGGCGGCATCTGCCACAACTCGGGCGGTGGTGGTGGTGGCGGCGCGGGTGCGGGTGGCCAGGGCGGACGTACCTGGAGTGGTGACCTGCCGGCGTCACGGGACGTGGGCGGGCGTGGCGGTGTGCAGATGAACTATGACGCCGTGTCACGTGGCCTCTTCGGCGGTGGCGGTGGTGCTGGCCATAGCAACGACGACGAGGGAGGCGCGGGCAATGTCGGTGGTGGCATCGTGTTCATGCGCGCCGCGTCGCTGGCGGGCGCTGGTGCGGTGACCGCGGACGGCGTGGCGGGTGAGAACGCGCGAGGCTTAGGCAACGACGCGGCCGGCGGTGGTGGCGCGGGCGGTACCCTCTACATGCGCTTCACGGGCAACCTGACCTGCAGCGCGAATACCGTCAGTGCTCGCGGTGGCAATGGTGGTAGCACCACCTTCGCGACACCTCACGGGACGGGCGGTGGTGGTGGCGGTGGCCGTATCCTGGTGCAGGGGGCGGCGGTCGGCTGTACTCCCGTCGTCACAGGCGGCGCGGCGGGCACCCAGCCCTCGGCCGGTGCTCCGGATGGCATCAACTATGGTGCTCGCCCGGGCAACCCAGGTGTGGTCACCGTGCTGCCCGGCGCGTTCCCTGCGTCCCTCGCCGCTCCGGTGGTGGTGACGCCGGCCAACGGTTCCACGACGGGTGTTCGCCCGCCCATCACCGGCACGGCCCCGGCGAACTCGACGGTGGTCATCTACATCGACGGGGTCGAGGTGGCCCGCGTGACGGCCGACGCGGTGGGCAACTTCACGTTCACGCCGACGACCAACCTGACTGCAGGTGCCCACACCGTCAGCGCCATCGCCGAGGTGCAGGGCGTGTCGAGCGTCCGCAGCAACACCAACACCTTCACGGTGGCCACGGACACCACTCCGCCGGACACGACGATTGTGAGCGGCCCGGCGGCGGTGACGAACGCCACGACGGCCACCTTCAACTTCAGCTCCAACGAGAGCCCGGTGACGTATCAGTGCTCGCTGGACGGCGCGGCCTTCGTGGCCTGCACCAACCCGCGCACCTTCACCGGTCTGGCGCAGGGCAATCACACGCTGGCGGTGCGCGCGGTGGATGCGGCCAACAACGTGGACCCGACGCCCGCGACCTACGCGTGGACGGTGGACACCACGGCTCCGGACACCACGATTGTCAGTGGCCCGGCGGTGGTGACGAACGCCACGACGGCCACCTTCGACTTCAGCTCCAATGACGCGGCCGCCACCTTCGAGTGCTCGCTGGACGGCGCGGCCTTCGTGGCCTGTGCCGACCCGCGCACCTTCACGGGGCTGGCGAACGGCAACCACACCCTGGCGGTTCGCGCGGTGGATGCCGCGGGCAACGTGGACCCGACGCCGGCCACCTATGCCTGGACCGTCGACACCGCCCTGCCGGACACCACCATCGTGAGCGGCCCGTCCGGGGTGACTGTCTCCACGACGGCCACCTTCGACTTCACCTCCAATGAGAGCCCGGTGACGTACGAGTGCTCGCTGGACGGCGCGGCCTTCGTGGCCTGCGCGGACCCGGTGACCTTCACCGGCCTGGCGCAGGGCAACCACACGCTGGCCGTGCGCGCCCGTGACGCCGCCGGCAACGTGGACCCGACGCCCGCCACCCGCTCCTGGACGGTGGACACCGTTGCTCCGGACACCACGTTCACCAGCACGCCGCCCGCCGTGTCGAACTCGGCGGTGGCCAACTTCGACTTCAGCTCGAACGAGAGCCCCGTCACCTACGAGTGCCGCCTGGACGGCGCGGTGCTGTTCACCGCGTGCACGGACCCGGCGTCCTTCACGGGCCTGACGAACGGCAGCCACACGCTCCAGGTCCGCGCGGTGGATGCGGCCGGTAACGTGGACCCGACGCCGGCCGTCTATACGTGGACGGTCGACACGGTGCCTCCGGACACCAACATCGATGCCGGCCCCTCGGGGACGACGACCTCCACCAGCGCGACGTTCGACTTCAGCTCGCCCGACAGCCCGGTGACGTACCAGTGCTCGCTGGACGGCGCGGCCTTTGCGGCCTGCACGGACCCGGTGACCTTCACCGGCCTGGCGAACGGCAACCACACCCTGTCGGTGCGCGCGGTGGATGCCGCGGGCAACGTGGACCCGACGCCCGCCACCCGCTCCTGGACGGTGGACACCTCCGCTCCGGACACCACCATCGTGAGCGGCCCCGCGGCGGTGACGAGCGCCACGACGGCGACGTTCGACTTCTCCTCCAACGAGAGCCCGGTGACGTACGAGTGCTCGCTGGATGGCGCGGCCTTCGTGGCCTGCACGGACCCGGTGACCTTCAGCGGCCTGGCGAACGGCAACCACACCCTGGCGGTGCGCGCGCGTGACGCGGCGGGCAACGTGGACCCGACCCCGGCCACCCACGCCTGGACGGTGGACACGACGGTGCCGGACACGACGATTGTCAGTGGCCCGCCCGCGCTGACGAACAGCACCACCGCGACGTTCGACTTCTCCTCGAACGAGAGCCCGGTGACGTACCAGTGCTCGCTGGACGGCGCGGCCTTCGTGGCCTGCACCGACCCGCGCACCTTCACGGGCCTGGCGAATGGCAACCACACGCTGGCGGTGCGCGCGGTGGATGCGGCCGGCAACGTGGACCCGACGCCCGCGACCCACGCCTGGACGGTGGACGCGACGGTGCCGGACACGACGATTGTCTCGGGCCCGGCCCTGGTGACGAACGCCACGACGGCGACGTTCGACTTCTCCTCGAACGAGAGCCCGGTGACGTACCAGTGCTCCGTGGACGGCGCGGCCTTTGCGGCCTGCACGGACCCGCTGACCCTGAGCAACGTGAGCGCGGGCAACCACACGCTGGCAGTGCGCGCGGTGGATGCGGCGGGCAACGTGGACCCGACGCCGGCCACCTACGCCTGGACGGTGGACCTCACCGACCCCGCGCCTCCCGTCATTACCGCCCCGGCCAACGGCACGGTGGTGCCGACGCAGCGGCCGACGTTCGCCGGCACGGCCGAGCCGAACACGGTGGTGACGGTGGTGGTGGACGGAGTCACCCTGGGCACCGCGCCGGTGGATGCCTCGGGCAACTGGACGTTCCCCTGCCCGGTGGACCTCATCCAGGGCCCGCACGAGGTGGTCGCCACGTCGACGGACGCGGCCGGCAACGTGAGTCAGCCGAGCGCGCCCTCCGAGTTCATCGTGGACACGGTGGCCCCCGCGGCGCCGGACATCACCCGTCCCGAGGACGGCGCGACGGTCGCCACCCGGCGTCCGACGTACCAGGGCACGGCCGAGCCGGGCGCCCAGGTGACGGTGACGGTGGACGGCGTCGTGCTGGGCACGGTGACGGCCGACATGGACGGCAACTGGAGCCTGCCCGAGGACGGCGACCTGGCCGACGGCGCGCACACGGTGGGGGCCACGGCGACGGACTCCGCGGGCAACACCAGCGAGGCGACCGCGCATGACTTCTTCGTCGACACGTCTGCCCCGGACACCCTCATCGTCTCCGGCCCGGGGGTTCGTACCAGCGCGACGTCCGCCACCTTCGACTTCGACCAGGTGAACGGCGGCGTGCGGTACGAGTGCAGCCTGGACGGCGCGGCCTTCGCGCCGTGCACGGACCCGGTGACCTTCAACGGCCTGAATGAGGGAAGCCACACGCTGGCGGTCCGCACGGTCAACGCGCTCGGCACGGCGGACCCGGAGCCGGCCACCTACGCCTGGACGGTGGACTTCACGGCGCCGCTCGCTCCGGTCATCACCGGGCCGGCCAATGGCGCGGTGCTGAGCTCCGGCAACGTGGTCATCACCGGCACGGCGGACGGCGCCACGTCGGTGACGCTGACGGTGGGCGGGGCGACGTACGGCCCCATCCCCGTGGATGCGGGGGGCAACTGGACCTTCACGCCGCCGGTGACGCTGGCCGACGGCCCGTACACCATCTCCGTGGTGGCGGTGGACGGCGCGGGCAACACCAGCGCGCCGACGACCTCCACCTTCTCGGTGGACCAGACCGGGCCGGATACCGCCATCGACAGCGGCCCGCCGGCGCTGACCAACGTGGCCACGGCAGACTTCGTGTTCTCCTCCGACGAGTCGCCGGTGACGTTCGAGTGCAGCCTGGACGGCGCGGCCTTCACGCCGTGCACGGCCCAGCAGAGCTTCGGGCCGCTGGCGGACGCCGAGCACACCCTGGCGGTGCGCGCGGTGGACGCGGCCGGCAACGTGGACCCGACGCCGGCCACGCACACGTGGACGGTGGACACGGCGGCGCCGGTGGTGACCCTCACCACGCCCGCCAACGGCGCGGTGCTGACCGACCCGACGGTGACGTACTCGGGCACGACGGAGCCGGGCGCCTCGGTGACGGTGGTGGTGGATGGCGTCAACCTGGGCACGGTGGTCGCGGATGGCTCGGGTAACTGGACGCTCACCCCGGCCACCCCGCTGGCGGATGGGCCTCACACGGTCACCGTCACGGCCACGGACCCGGCGGGCAACACCAGCCCGTCCGTGACGCACAACTTCACCGTGGACGCGCTGCCGCCGGACACGACGTTCACCGCCACGCCGCCCGCGCTCACCAACGCCACCTCGGCCACGTTCGAGTTCACCTCGGACGAGTCGCCGGTGACGTTCGAGTGCAGCCTGGACGGCGCGGCCTTCGCGCCGTGCACCACCCCGCTCGCGCTGAGCGGCCTGGCGGAGGGGACGCACACCCTGCAGGTCCGCGCCGTGGACGCGGATGACAATGTGGACCCGACGCCCGCCACGTACACCTGGACGGTCAGCCTGGACACGGACGGCGACGGCCTCACGGACGCCGAGGAAGTCACGCTGGGCACGGACCCGAACAACCCGGACACGGACGGTGACGGCCTGCCGGACGGCATCGAAGTGAATGTCGGGGAGACGGACCCGCTCGACGACGACTCGGATGACGACGGCCTGATGGACGGCACCGAGGACGCCGACCACGACGGCATCGTGGACGAGAACGAGACCGACCCGAACGACGGGGACACGGACGGCGACCTGCTCACCGACGGCTTGGAGCTGGGCCTGACGGAGCCCGAGGGCACCGACACCGACCTGACGGTCTTCACGCCGGACCTGGACCCGACCACCACGACGAACCCGCTGAACGTCGACACCGACGGTGGCAGCGTGCGCGACGGGGTGGAGGACGCCAACCACAACGGCCGCGTGGACGCGGGTGAGACGAACCCGCTGGTGGCCGCGGACGACACCGACACCGACGGTGACGGCGTGGACGACGCCACCGAAATCGAGCTGGGTCTCGATCCGCGCGACGCGGACACGGACGACGACGGCGTCACCGACGGCGCCGACGGCCTCACCGACACGGACGGGGACGGCACCATCGATGCCCGCGACCCGGACAGCGACAACGACGGCCTGCTCGACGGCACGGAGCAGGGCGTGACGCGGGAGAACGCGCCGGTGGGCACCGACACCAGCTCGCCCAACTTCGTCCCGGACGCCGACCCGAGCACCACCACCGACCCGAAGCGGGCGGACACCGATGGTGACGGGCTGACCGATGGGGCGGAGGACGCGGACTCCAACGGCGCCGTGAGCTCCACCGAGACCGACCCGAACAAGGCGGACACGGACGGCGACAGCCTGAGCGATGGCGTCGAGGTGACCGGCGTCAACTCGACGGACCCCCTCAACCCCGACACGGATGGTGACGGGCTGAACGACGGGCGCGAGGACTCCGACCACGACGGCAGCTTCGACAATGGCGAGACGGACCCGAGGAACCGCGACACCGACCTGGGGGGTGCCAGCGACGGTGAAGAGGTCAACGGCGGTAGCAACCCGCTGGACGGCAATGACGACTTCGTCGTCGTGGGCCGTGGCTGCAGCACGGGCGGGGCGGGCACCTTCGCGCCGCTGGCGCTGCTGCTCCTCGCGCTGCCGCTGCTGGGCCGCCTGCGCCGCTCGGGCGGGCGTCCCTCGCGGGCCCTGGTGGCCGGTGCCGTCGGGGGCCTCGCCCTCACCGGCGCGCTGGTGGCCTCGCCCGCCGAGGCGCAGGCGACGGCGCCCACGGCGTCGCAGGCCATCGACGTGCAGCAGTACAAGCCGGGGCCGGGCGCCGGGGACATCCTCGGCGTGCACAGCGCCCGCGTGCAGCCCCACCTGGGCTGGAACGTGGGCCTGTCCCTCAACTACGCGGACAAGCCGCTCAACTTCCTGGACCCGCGCCAGGACAGGTTCATCACCGCGCTGGTGCGCAGCCAGGTGGGGTTGGACCTGATGGGCGCGGTGGGCCTGTTCGACCGCTTCGAGGTGGGCGTCGTGCTGCCGGTGACGCTGCAGGACTCGGAGCCGGCGCCGCAGGTGGACTCGTCCTTCTCCAACGGCGTGGGCTCGGGCGGCATCGGTGACTTGCGCGTGGTGCCCAAGGCCCGGCTGGTGGACGGTGAGTCCTTCGACCTGGCCCTGGCGGTGCCGGTGGTGCTGCCCACGGGCGGTGGCTCGGACTTCCTCGGTGGCTCGGGCCTGGGCGTGCAGCCGCGCCTGGTGGCCGAGTACGGGCAGCGGCTGCGCATCGCCGCCAACCTGGGGCTGGACCTCCGGAAGCAGCAGCAGCTTCGCAACCTGAACACCGGCAACTCCTTCACCTACGGCGTGGGAGCGGAAATCCCCTTCACCGTGGGCGAGCTGCCGCTGGCCGCCGCGGCCACGGTGGTGGGCGCGCTCGGGCTGAAGGAGCAGGACACCGAGGAGCGCCCGCTGGAGCTGCTGGCGGCGCTGAAGTACCGCTCGCTGGGCGGCCTCTCCGCGCACGTGGGCGCCGGGCCGGGCCTCACCCGCGGCTATGGCACCCCGGGCTTCCGCGTGCTGGCGGGCCTGAGCTACAGCCCCGAGCCCTCGCGCGAGCCGAAGCCGGTGGTGGCGCCCGCGCCGGTGGACACGGATGGCGATGGCCTGATGGACCCCGACGACATGTGCCCCGTCGAGGCCGAGGACAAGGACGGCTTCGAGGACGAGAACGGCTGCCCGGACCCGGACAACGACGGCGACGGCATCCTCGACGGTGACGACAAGTGCATCAGCGAGCCGGAGACGAAGAACGGCCACGAGGACGCGGACGGGTGCCCGGACACGGAGCCCGCGCCGGTGGACTCGGACGGTGACGGCCTGATGGATCCGAACGACGGCTGCCCCGCGCAGCCCGAGGACAAGGACGGCTTCGAGGACGCGGACGGCTGCCCGGACCCGGACAACGACAAGGACGGCATCGCCGACACCGCGGACAAGTGCCCGAACGAGCCCGAGGTCATCAACGGCGTGCAGGACGAGGACGGCTGCCCGGACAAGGGCAAGGTGAAGGTGCAGGTCGACGGCGAGCGCATCCTCATCCTGGAGAAGGTCTACTTCGCCACGTCGAAGGACGTCATCCTCGCCCGCTCGTTCCCGCTGCTGAAGCAGGTGGCCGCGGTGCTGCGCGCCAACCCCCAGGTGGAGCTGCTCCGCATCGAGGGCCACACGGACGACCAGGGCAACGACGCGAAGAACCTGGACCTGTCCAAGCGCCGTGCCGCCAACGTGCGGAAGTTCCTGGTGAACGAGGGCATCCTCCCCGTGCGCCTGGAGGCGGAGGGCTACGGCGAGACGAAGCCGGTGGACACCAACAAGACGGCCGCGGGGCGCGAGAACAACCGCCGCGTGGAGTTCAACATCCTCCGCGTGTCGAAGGTGGAGGTCGAGCGCGACGCCCCCTGA
- the ftsZ gene encoding cell division protein FtsZ, producing MDQFDQNKQAAKIRVVGAGGAGCNAVNTMILSKLDRVDFIAANTDVQALAASKAPTRLQLGQTLTKGLGAGANPEMGREAALESRDQIAAVLEGADMVFVTAGMGGGTGTGAAPIIADIAKSLGCLTVGVVTKPFLFEGNKRRKQAEQGIVELKAAVDTLITIPNQRLLSLSNEPMPLLETFKRADEVLLNAVQGISDLIQYHGYINVDFADVKTIMSDKGLALMGTGHSSGDKRALTAMQQAISSPLLEDVSIDGATGLLINITGGRDMTLQEVNEALTLVHDAADSEAEIIFGSLIDDQIQDEVKITIIATGFVHRDAPKVRVAPTVVQVPLSRPAPSVHATAHVREREEVASLVPSKGSAPRPLPAVESSKAMSSRTSVVKEAALPLDEDQFDIPTFLRRQGQTELP from the coding sequence ATGGACCAGTTCGATCAGAACAAGCAGGCCGCCAAGATTCGGGTCGTCGGGGCAGGTGGGGCCGGCTGCAACGCGGTCAACACGATGATTCTGTCGAAGCTCGACCGGGTCGACTTCATCGCGGCCAACACCGATGTCCAGGCGCTCGCCGCGAGCAAGGCGCCCACGCGGCTCCAGCTGGGGCAGACGCTGACCAAGGGCCTGGGCGCCGGCGCCAACCCGGAGATGGGCCGCGAGGCGGCCCTGGAGTCGAGGGACCAGATTGCCGCGGTGCTCGAGGGCGCCGACATGGTGTTCGTCACCGCCGGCATGGGCGGCGGCACGGGCACGGGCGCCGCGCCCATCATCGCGGACATCGCCAAGAGCCTGGGCTGCCTCACGGTGGGCGTGGTGACGAAGCCCTTCCTCTTCGAGGGCAACAAGCGCCGCAAGCAGGCCGAGCAGGGCATCGTGGAGCTGAAGGCCGCGGTGGACACCCTCATCACCATTCCGAACCAGCGCCTGCTGTCGCTCTCCAACGAGCCGATGCCGCTGCTGGAGACCTTCAAGCGCGCGGACGAAGTCCTCCTGAATGCCGTGCAGGGCATCAGCGACCTCATCCAGTACCACGGCTACATCAACGTGGACTTCGCGGACGTGAAGACCATCATGAGCGACAAGGGCCTGGCGCTCATGGGCACCGGCCACTCGTCCGGAGACAAGCGCGCGCTCACCGCCATGCAGCAGGCCATCTCCAGCCCGCTGCTGGAGGACGTGTCCATCGACGGCGCCACCGGCCTGCTCATCAACATCACCGGCGGCCGCGACATGACCCTGCAGGAGGTCAACGAGGCGCTGACGCTGGTGCACGACGCGGCGGACAGCGAGGCGGAAATCATCTTCGGCTCGCTCATCGACGACCAGATTCAGGACGAGGTGAAGATCACCATCATCGCCACCGGCTTCGTCCACCGGGACGCGCCCAAGGTCCGCGTGGCGCCGACGGTGGTGCAGGTGCCGCTGTCCCGCCCGGCGCCGTCCGTGCACGCCACCGCGCACGTGCGCGAGCGCGAGGAAGTGGCCAGCCTGGTGCCCTCCAAGGGCAGCGCGCCCCGGCCGCTGCCCGCCGTGGAGAGCAGCAAGGCCATGAGCAGCCGCACCTCGGTGGTGAAGGAAGCCGCGCTGCCGCTGGATGAGGACCAGTTCGACATCCCCACGTTCCTCCGGCGCCAGGGCCAGACGGAGCTGCCGTAG
- a CDS encoding acetyl-CoA carboxylase biotin carboxylase subunit, translating into MFQKLLIANRGEIARRIGVVARGMGLKTVAVYSDADAELPFVKEADEAVRIGPAPAKDSYLNAAAILEAAKQTGAQAVHPGYGFLSENGEFAQACADAGLTFVGPPPAAMARMKDKSQARKLVAAAGVPVVPGSDGVVPDVAGALAAAERIGYPVLCKAASGGGGIGMAVAKDPAELEKVFRQCTDRAKAAFGKEGVYLERYFPAPRHIEVQILGDHHGHLIHGLERECSIQRRHQKVVEEAPSVLFADGKNAALSQTLFTAAVTAAKTFGYANAGTVEFLYSDGQVYFIEMNARLQVEHPVTELTTGLDLIGWQLRIAAGERLTVKQEDVKRRGAALEFRIYAEDPVKFFPSPGLLKVFQPPTGEGVRLDSGYGEGNTVTPNYDPMIAKLIISGDTRAQAIERSVAALQGFRIEGIKTNIPLHLRIVQDAAFRAGELDTHFLEHHAKPA; encoded by the coding sequence ATGTTCCAGAAGCTGCTCATCGCCAACCGGGGAGAGATTGCCCGCCGCATCGGCGTGGTGGCCCGGGGAATGGGGCTCAAGACTGTCGCCGTGTACTCGGACGCGGACGCGGAGCTGCCGTTCGTGAAGGAGGCGGACGAGGCCGTGCGCATCGGCCCCGCCCCGGCCAAGGACAGCTACCTCAACGCCGCTGCCATCCTCGAGGCCGCGAAGCAGACGGGCGCCCAGGCCGTGCACCCCGGCTACGGCTTCCTGTCCGAAAACGGAGAGTTCGCCCAGGCCTGCGCCGACGCGGGGCTCACCTTCGTGGGGCCTCCCCCGGCCGCCATGGCGCGGATGAAGGACAAGAGCCAGGCCCGAAAGCTGGTGGCCGCGGCCGGCGTCCCGGTGGTGCCCGGCAGCGACGGCGTGGTGCCGGACGTGGCGGGCGCGCTGGCGGCGGCCGAGCGCATCGGCTACCCGGTGCTGTGCAAGGCGGCCAGCGGCGGCGGCGGCATCGGCATGGCCGTGGCGAAGGACCCGGCGGAGCTGGAGAAGGTCTTCCGCCAGTGCACGGACCGGGCGAAGGCCGCCTTCGGCAAGGAGGGCGTCTACCTGGAGCGCTACTTCCCCGCGCCGCGCCACATCGAGGTCCAGATTCTGGGGGACCACCACGGCCACCTCATCCACGGCCTGGAGCGCGAGTGCTCCATCCAGCGCCGGCACCAGAAGGTGGTGGAGGAGGCCCCCTCCGTGCTGTTCGCGGACGGGAAGAACGCGGCCCTGTCGCAGACGCTGTTCACCGCGGCCGTCACCGCGGCGAAGACGTTCGGCTACGCCAACGCCGGCACGGTGGAGTTCCTCTACTCGGACGGGCAGGTCTACTTCATCGAGATGAACGCCCGGCTCCAGGTGGAGCACCCGGTGACGGAGCTGACCACGGGGCTGGACCTCATCGGCTGGCAGCTGCGCATCGCCGCGGGCGAGCGCCTCACGGTGAAGCAGGAGGACGTGAAGCGGCGCGGGGCGGCGCTGGAGTTCCGCATCTACGCGGAGGACCCGGTGAAGTTCTTCCCGTCCCCGGGCCTGCTCAAGGTGTTCCAGCCCCCCACGGGCGAGGGCGTGCGCCTGGACTCGGGCTACGGCGAGGGCAACACCGTCACGCCGAACTACGACCCGATGATTGCCAAGCTCATCATCTCTGGCGACACGCGCGCGCAGGCGATTGAGCGCTCCGTGGCGGCGCTGCAGGGCTTCCGCATCGAAGGCATCAAGACGAACATCCCGCTCCACCTGCGAATCGTACAGGATGCGGCCTTCCGGGCCGGCGAGCTGGACACGCACTTCCTGGAGCACCACGCGAAGCCGGCGTAG